Proteins encoded by one window of Glycine soja cultivar W05 chromosome 15, ASM419377v2, whole genome shotgun sequence:
- the LOC114388029 gene encoding peptide deformylase 1A, chloroplastic-like: MEVVRRVVPKVLEKGVVMSRREMSSGSGWLAGKLAKIVKAGEAVLHSRAEEVEAIEIKSERVQKIIDDMVRVMRKAPGVGLAAPQIGIPLRIIVLEDKIQYMAYFSNQELKAQDRTPFDLLVILNPKLKNTTTRTALFFEGCLSVPGYSAVVERYLDVEVAGFDRYDGT, from the exons ATGGAAGTGGTGCGGCGGGTGGTTCCGAAGGTGTTGGAAAAGGGCGTCGTAATGAGTCGGAGGGAGATGAGCTCAGGTTCGGGTTGGTTGGCGGGAAAGTTGGCGAAAATAGTGAAAGCCGGAGAGGCTGTTCTGCACTCGCGAGCCGAAGAAGTTGAGGCCATTGAAATCAAGTCAGAGAGAGTGCAGAAGATCATCGACGACATGGTCCGCGTTATGAGAAAAGCACCTGGAGTTGGCCTCGCTGCCCCACAGATTGGAATCCCCTTAAGGATTATTGTTTTGGAAGACAAAATCCAATATATGGCTTATTTTTCAAACCAAGAGCTCAAGGCACAAGATAGAACACCTTTTGATCTTTTGGTCATCCTCAATCCCAAGCTAAAGAACACCACCACCAGGACTGCCCTATTCTTTGAAGGCTGCTTGAG TGTTCCTGGATATAGTGCTGTGGTAGAGCGGTACCTTGATGTTGAGGTTGCAGGTTTTGATCGTTACG ATGGTACCTAG